Within Spirochaetaceae bacterium, the genomic segment CGGCACGGCCCGCTCCTGATGCAGGCGGCTGCGCGACACCCGCGGCGCGCTACCGGAAGCCGCCATGCACGTGTCCACACCGCATTCGGCGTGCGGCGCACGCCCGCCCCTCGTAGACCTCCGGTTGTCGGGCCCGTCGGCAGCCATGCAGGCCCGACAGCCGGACAGGTGCAGCGGGGCGCCATTCGTGCTACCTTCGCCGCCGTCATGGCCAACCAAACCAGCGACGCTCCGCGCGGCGTCACCAGGCAGAGTGCCGACGTTCCCTGCCAGCCGGTCGCGGCCGGCACCGCCACCGAGACGCACGTATTGATCGGCCCGGATGACGGCGCCCCCAACTTCGCGCTGCGCCGCTTCGTCATGGGCGAGGGCGGCGGCATGCCGCGCCACACCAACGCCGTGGAGCATGAACAGTTCGTGCTGACCGGCGCGGCACGGGTCACCATCGGCGACGCCGTGCACGACGTAAGCGCCGGCACCGCGCTGTACATTCCCGCCGAGGTGCCGCACTCCTACGAGGTGACCGAGGCGCCGTTCGAGTTTCTGTGCATCGTCCCCAACCGCGAGGACTGCATCACCCTGGTCGAAGAGTGAGACGATGACCATGCCTGCCGAGGCTGCCGATCCCACGCCGGCGAGCGGCAGCGAGCTGTGCTACCTGCCGGCGCTGGATCTGCGCGACCGCTACCGGCGCGGTGAGTTGTCCCCGGTGGAGGTGACGGCTGCGGTCCTGGATCGCATCGACGCGCTGCAGCCGCGCCTGAACGCCTTCGTCACCGTGACCCGCGACCACGCACTCGAGCAGGCGCGGGCCGCCGAACGCGCCTATCGCGACGGCAGCGCCGGGCCGCTGGCCGGCATCCCGTTGTCGTTGAAAGACCTCGTTCCCACCCGCGGCGTACGCACCACCATGGGCTCCCTGCTGCGGCAGGACTGGGTGCCCGACTTCGACGCGCCGGTGGTGGAACGGCTGCTCGGCGCAGGCGGCGTCCTGCTCGGCAAGACCAATACGCCGGAGTACGGGTGGAAGGGCGAGACCAGCAACCGGGTGAGCGGCACCACCCACAACCCGTGGCGCCACGGCCGTACGCCCGGCGGTTCCTCCGGCGGCGCGGCGGCCGCCGTTGCCGCCGGACTCGGCCCGATCGCGCAGGGCTCGGACGGCGCCGGGTCGATCCGTATCCCATCCTCGTTCAGCGGCATCTTCGGCATCAAGCCGTCGTTCGGTCTGGTGCCGCAGTACCCGGCCAGCGCCGTGGAGCTGCTGTCCCACGTCGGGCCGATGACGCGCACGGTGCGGGACGCCGCGCTGATGCTCGCGGTCATGGCGGGCGCCGACCCGCGCGACCCGCACTCGTGGTCACAACCGTGCGACTACCTGGCGCAGCTGCAGGAGGAGCCCGAACGGCCCGCCGGGCCGGTGCGCGTCGCCTGGTCGCCCGACCTGGGGACGGCCACTGTCGACCCCGAAGTGGCGCGCCTCACCGCGGCCGCCGCGCAGCGCTTCGGCGAACTGGGCTACGAGGTGGAAGAGGCCGGCCCCGACGTTGCCGACCCGTGGGGGCTGATGGACGTGCTGTGGTGCGTCGGCGAGGCCGGCGTGCACGGCGCCCTGTTCCCGGAAGTGCGCGGCGACCTCGATCCCGGCCTGGCAGCGATTATCGACACGGCCCAGACGTACCGCGCCCTGGACGTGGCGGCCGCGTTGCGCGCGCGGCTCGACTACTACCACGGCATGCGCGCCTTCATGGAGCGTTACGACCTGCTGCTGACCCCGACCATGCCGCTGCCGGCCTTTGCCGCCGGGCTGGACCAACCGGACCGGATCGGCGACACGGCGCTGGACGCCGGGTTGAGCTGGACGCCGTTCACCTACCCGTTCAACCTCACCGGCCAACCCGCCGCCACCGTGCCGTGCGGATTCACCGG encodes:
- a CDS encoding cupin domain-containing protein; amino-acid sequence: MANQTSDAPRGVTRQSADVPCQPVAAGTATETHVLIGPDDGAPNFALRRFVMGEGGGMPRHTNAVEHEQFVLTGAARVTIGDAVHDVSAGTALYIPAEVPHSYEVTEAPFEFLCIVPNREDCITLVEE
- a CDS encoding amidase; amino-acid sequence: MTMPAEAADPTPASGSELCYLPALDLRDRYRRGELSPVEVTAAVLDRIDALQPRLNAFVTVTRDHALEQARAAERAYRDGSAGPLAGIPLSLKDLVPTRGVRTTMGSLLRQDWVPDFDAPVVERLLGAGGVLLGKTNTPEYGWKGETSNRVSGTTHNPWRHGRTPGGSSGGAAAAVAAGLGPIAQGSDGAGSIRIPSSFSGIFGIKPSFGLVPQYPASAVELLSHVGPMTRTVRDAALMLAVMAGADPRDPHSWSQPCDYLAQLQEEPERPAGPVRVAWSPDLGTATVDPEVARLTAAAAQRFGELGYEVEEAGPDVADPWGLMDVLWCVGEAGVHGALFPEVRGDLDPGLAAIIDTAQTYRALDVAAALRARLDYYHGMRAFMERYDLLLTPTMPLPAFAAGLDQPDRIGDTALDAGLSWTPFTYPFNLTGQPAATVPCGFTGDGLPVGLQIVGRRRCDSTVLAAAAAFEAAHPWAHHRPPL